The proteins below come from a single Vibrio cyclitrophicus genomic window:
- a CDS encoding PIN domain-containing protein has protein sequence MNVFIDTNIYFTFYNLSSESIEELKKALILHKEKKITLWLPELIINEFWRNRAGEIGRLTKDFKKNITLQIPQLVLADEKSPELIEIQKQLNKTKSEIARNLEDKILSETLDADIAVKEIFEASNRLDNTDKLVTKSITRFDLGNPPGKNGSYGDSVNWESLLENLPDDEDLYVVSNDGDYYSPVDTNAINEYLAHEWQAKKESKVIAYRRLSQFIAAHFPEAKTAAELERNIAIDVLDESTSFSDAHDAIKRLTGFEEYTQAQVVRIISIYHDNTQVRWIATDTDIKAFGKHLIDTYPEYIEAEALDRFRVLINYA, from the coding sequence ATGAACGTTTTTATTGATACGAATATCTATTTCACATTTTATAATCTTAGTTCAGAGAGCATAGAAGAGCTCAAGAAAGCGCTGATTTTACATAAGGAGAAGAAGATTACGTTATGGTTACCAGAGCTTATTATTAATGAATTTTGGCGGAATAGAGCTGGTGAAATTGGACGATTAACGAAGGATTTCAAAAAGAACATTACACTACAAATACCTCAACTAGTATTAGCAGATGAAAAGTCTCCGGAGCTGATTGAAATACAAAAGCAGTTAAATAAAACCAAATCAGAAATCGCTAGAAACCTTGAAGATAAGATCCTGTCTGAAACTTTAGATGCAGATATAGCAGTCAAAGAAATATTTGAGGCTTCTAATCGTTTAGACAATACGGACAAGTTAGTTACGAAAAGCATTACTAGATTTGACCTTGGTAATCCTCCCGGGAAAAATGGGTCTTATGGTGACTCCGTTAATTGGGAATCGTTACTTGAAAACCTTCCTGATGACGAAGACCTTTATGTTGTTTCAAATGATGGGGATTACTATAGCCCTGTAGATACAAATGCGATTAATGAATATCTCGCTCATGAATGGCAAGCAAAGAAAGAATCAAAAGTGATTGCTTATCGTCGCTTATCTCAGTTTATAGCGGCACACTTCCCGGAAGCTAAAACGGCGGCAGAACTAGAGCGTAATATTGCAATTGATGTATTAGATGAATCTACATCATTTAGTGATGCGCATGACGCAATAAAAAGACTTACAGGTTTTGAGGAGTACACTCAAGCGCAAGTTGTCCGAATTATCAGTATTTACCATGACAACACTCAGGTTCGTTGGATCGCAACAGATACCGATATAAAAGCATTTGGTAAACACTTAATAGACACTTACCCAGAATATATTGAGGCTGAAGCTCTCGATAGATTTAGAGTGCTAATAAATTACGCTTAA